In Persicimonas caeni, a single window of DNA contains:
- a CDS encoding helix-turn-helix domain-containing protein, protein MCAEVARSIARQNQRVLCLDASWSCPTLNVLLHAEEPRFDFRSEPIPPIGEDGSHVADFIVPTGSKNIWLANIGSARHFPFVRPRLGADAILAQLHELDFDWILIDLSPGLDPFDVGLFTLSDVPIVVCSPEPASVRMSTQYLRSAFYQAIGYHPQAPQARDDVLEMLYEQPLNMSLDSLIDSARDSEEARHVVLDTGRRFETYLVVNLVREGSERDLGYVLCHAWHQELNIFPRVLAAVDYEDRRWFYNRRTTGLGPGRGDEALSKDTETLAKNLLDISLVDARFPRPVPRSSNTHPALQLGISPETAKNEVRQHCRRLWEGYRREESISLVFSNPADRKSIADELETLYRQVLTMSSDTFSPDQVQAARRDAVRRRPAAEASEAPQGRRRNETPPLPMQAARREPPQAKSDASEGSTNETAPDNVADEAKQAGREAEADEAPTQLDKLRARTDSPGEIVASLRRQADLSLQELSLRTHIGIKYLAAIEDADLEVLPRPVYLRGYLREIARIFDVEAQPLIDEYFRFLEEG, encoded by the coding sequence ATGTGCGCGGAAGTCGCGCGCTCGATTGCCCGTCAGAATCAGCGCGTGCTGTGCCTGGACGCCTCATGGTCGTGCCCGACGCTCAATGTCTTGCTGCACGCGGAGGAGCCGCGCTTCGATTTCCGCTCCGAGCCGATCCCGCCGATCGGCGAAGACGGATCGCACGTGGCCGACTTTATCGTGCCCACCGGCAGCAAGAATATCTGGTTGGCCAATATCGGCTCGGCTCGCCATTTTCCGTTCGTGCGCCCGCGCCTGGGCGCCGACGCCATCCTGGCGCAGTTGCACGAGCTCGACTTCGACTGGATTCTCATCGATCTTTCGCCGGGCCTCGACCCGTTCGACGTCGGCCTGTTCACCCTGAGCGACGTCCCCATCGTGGTCTGCTCGCCCGAGCCCGCCTCGGTGCGCATGTCCACCCAATACCTGCGCTCGGCCTTCTACCAGGCGATCGGCTACCACCCGCAGGCGCCTCAGGCGCGTGACGACGTGCTCGAGATGCTCTACGAGCAGCCGCTCAACATGAGCCTCGACAGCCTGATCGACAGCGCGCGCGACTCCGAGGAAGCACGCCACGTGGTGCTCGACACCGGCCGGCGCTTCGAGACGTATCTGGTGGTCAACCTGGTGCGTGAGGGCTCCGAGCGCGATCTGGGCTACGTGTTGTGTCACGCCTGGCACCAGGAACTGAACATCTTTCCGCGCGTGCTCGCCGCGGTCGACTACGAAGATCGGCGCTGGTTCTACAATCGGCGCACCACCGGGCTCGGCCCGGGGCGCGGCGACGAGGCGCTGTCCAAAGACACCGAGACGCTGGCCAAGAATCTGCTCGACATCTCGCTGGTCGACGCGCGCTTCCCACGCCCGGTCCCGCGCTCGTCGAACACTCACCCGGCGCTGCAGCTCGGCATCAGCCCCGAAACCGCCAAGAACGAGGTGCGCCAACACTGCCGGCGTCTGTGGGAGGGCTACCGTCGCGAGGAGAGCATCTCGCTGGTCTTCAGCAACCCCGCCGACCGAAAGAGCATCGCCGACGAGCTCGAGACGCTGTATCGACAGGTCCTGACCATGTCGAGCGACACGTTCAGCCCCGATCAGGTGCAGGCCGCGCGCCGCGACGCTGTGCGTCGTCGCCCTGCAGCCGAGGCATCCGAGGCGCCCCAAGGACGCCGTCGCAACGAGACGCCCCCGCTCCCCATGCAGGCCGCCCGACGAGAGCCGCCCCAGGCTAAATCGGACGCCTCCGAAGGCTCCACCAACGAGACGGCGCCCGACAACGTCGCCGACGAGGCTAAACAGGCAGGCCGAGAGGCCGAAGCCGACGAGGCGCCGACCCAACTCGACAAGCTCCGCGCCCGCACCGACTCCCCCGGCGAAATCGTCGCCTCGCTGCGCCGACAGGCCGACTTGAGCCTCCAGGAGCTCAGCCTGCGCACCCACATCGGCATCAAATACTTGGCCGCCATCGAGGACGCCGACCTCGAAGTGCTGCCGCGCCCGGTCTACCTGCGCGGCTACCTGCGCGAGATCGCGCGCATCTTCGACGTCGAGGCGCAGCCTCTCATCGACGAGTATTTTCGGTTTTTGGAGGAAGGGTGA
- a CDS encoding RluA family pseudouridine synthase: MVGEPTTFSFIVEPDDEGMRLDVFLADQDDPPISRSQVKKRMNAGEITVNGEHVKAGYSLREDDVIRWEFQPPKKPSLEAQPIPIDLLYDDGYLAVVDKPAGMVVHPAPGHPDGTLVNALLYHFDDLAGIGGELRPGIVHRLDKDTSGALAVTKCDEAHRFLARQFRDHSIERKYHALVFGPGLDDEGTFESWHKRDPNNRFRFTGRIEAKRRAITHYKVKERYDSGVCLVECWLETGRTHQIRMHFFEANAPLLGDDVYGGKNTSSTKLIDRQALHARELGFDHPEGHHVHCEAPYPDDFAQALEALRAGKDWR; the protein is encoded by the coding sequence TTGGTAGGCGAACCGACCACATTTAGCTTCATCGTCGAACCCGACGACGAGGGGATGCGTCTGGATGTCTTTCTGGCAGACCAGGACGATCCCCCCATTTCACGTTCCCAAGTCAAGAAGCGGATGAACGCCGGCGAGATCACCGTCAACGGTGAGCACGTCAAGGCGGGCTATTCGCTTCGTGAAGACGACGTGATCCGTTGGGAGTTCCAGCCGCCCAAGAAGCCCTCGCTCGAGGCGCAGCCCATCCCCATCGACCTGCTGTACGACGACGGCTACCTGGCCGTGGTCGACAAACCGGCAGGCATGGTCGTGCACCCGGCTCCGGGCCACCCCGACGGCACGCTGGTCAACGCCCTGCTCTACCACTTCGACGACCTGGCCGGCATCGGCGGCGAGCTTCGCCCCGGCATCGTCCACCGCCTCGACAAAGACACCAGCGGCGCGCTCGCCGTGACCAAATGCGACGAGGCGCACCGCTTCTTGGCGCGCCAGTTTCGCGACCACTCCATCGAGCGCAAGTACCACGCGCTCGTCTTCGGCCCGGGCCTCGACGACGAGGGCACCTTCGAGAGCTGGCACAAGCGCGACCCGAACAATCGCTTTCGGTTCACCGGACGCATCGAGGCCAAGCGCCGCGCGATTACCCACTACAAGGTCAAAGAGCGCTACGATTCGGGCGTATGCCTGGTCGAGTGCTGGCTCGAGACCGGCCGCACCCACCAAATTCGCATGCACTTCTTCGAGGCGAACGCCCCGCTGTTGGGCGACGACGTCTACGGCGGCAAGAACACCTCGAGCACCAAGCTCATCGACCGCCAGGCGCTGCACGCCCGCGAACTCGGCTTCGACCACCCCGAAGGCCACCACGTCCACTGCGAAGCGCCCTACCCCGACGACTTCGCCCAGGCCCTCGAGGCGCTGCGCGCCGGTAAGGACTGGCGTTGA
- a CDS encoding serine/threonine-protein kinase yields the protein MNSYFGKYELVDKIGTGGMAEVYLARSYGAEGLQKTLVIKRILPEYSESERFIEMFISEAKIAVHLNHPNIVQIYDFGKVDDDFYLAMEYVEGFDLAQILSACNRASRPLSIGEAVYIAIEVAKGLHYAHQRKDEYGEDLSIVHRDISPQNLLISRDGTVKIVDFGIAKATSVAEESPQVVKGKFSYMSPEQASGKDVDHRSDLFSLGVVLFELVCGRPLFKQTTQEETLSLVKSAVVPDISSLNADVPPQLEHLLYKVLARDPDERFQSARELQVELTRVLYGLGDIHDAMTLASHLREVEKHTDDAELDSAEDRSNTAMTDVLTLGGPTTAGAGTQVINEKTPVTDDTLVADGQGEPSKVELLARERKEVVVIAGEVIGLLELRSSTSDQSRWLQVLQEYTRIVDSIAFKNEGVVHRVNENDFVIVLGIPVSSENDAERAVRVAMDLHEAIAGMSFSLDSPLQLAIGAGVAEALIERGTNTSPGDYQWGFFGSAHEVAVRLAQAAMAKEVLLGGQVYRRVRREYECETVDEIRFEDAQGNERSLRPHRLVGRKSQRAQLDELRRSYRAFRGREIPLRVLRTAYRQTLLRGQAGAMLITGEQGIGKSTLVEEFLAGLAPRNVRIVRAMITPFERDVPLGAVADFLTEVMRLGPRDDLRQLRDTLRTRVEALFPDEDAEERELLLHSLGSIFSVKYPGSRFRDLDGEERRARKYLSISKVLLRFAERKPIVLAVEDAQNLDESTLEFSTQFFNSRRDAPAFMVATANPSRVPEGDSAFEAFANAQHVTVEQLGELNPDEARALVRDLLRVHGVFDKRLVDEVLHRSGGNPLFIKEVVEVLRDRGLLDDAEELQKLETSDESPQWLPASVEGLIGARIDRLELPVKIVLQKVSLLWTPFSVADAELVLGRKPVEELEQLVELDLLERTDSHEPAPNDTYDPLAIPDAQRRYRFSNALTQEVASRSLLPEEAESLHLQIAEHLVASSGEHGIADNALIAKHFDGAGEAEKAVEYYKMAAEEAFRDFGAAECLRLCTKVLERADEDSKSRFEALLLREQALHELGQVGNRRRTLADLHELVMRIGEPDEQVDVLLREARFHFDEGDFGAARAHLDEARAVAREHDCPIGLAKSWQLEVMCLMNEGKRDQAYELLQKAIAVYEDEDDETAEGLATCHNLRGIILRQSGRHREALDAYEEALEHAERGEIGKQTRLLLINTGVALVYNGQFTEALERYERALEQCRRLGHRRDEASVLINLGHAYYLLGEVDRAISKIQRGIYLARKAGVNGVIADGQISLGLCYLDQGELKAADQALHEGLRIADSIPNVYLSIHATLALAEVRLAAGTSDDARVALMQAEDGLERSEAAEMTWGTAYANSLMARALRILGRRDEAIEKSQAAVDTVDDGEIYSMDAILYFHTQILPDEDEFQDDKKQAIARARDFVVHRRDRIEDDELRASFMNRDINRRIMNVSKLLLN from the coding sequence GTGAACTCCTATTTCGGCAAATACGAGCTGGTCGACAAGATCGGCACGGGGGGCATGGCCGAGGTGTACCTGGCGCGAAGCTATGGGGCCGAGGGGCTGCAAAAGACCCTCGTCATCAAGCGGATCTTGCCGGAGTACTCCGAGAGCGAGCGCTTTATCGAGATGTTCATCTCGGAGGCGAAGATCGCCGTGCACCTGAACCACCCGAATATCGTCCAGATCTACGATTTCGGTAAAGTCGACGACGACTTCTACCTGGCCATGGAGTACGTCGAGGGGTTCGACCTGGCCCAGATCCTGTCGGCGTGCAACCGCGCCTCGAGGCCCCTGTCGATCGGCGAGGCGGTCTATATTGCCATCGAGGTCGCCAAGGGGCTGCACTACGCCCACCAGCGCAAGGACGAGTACGGCGAGGACCTGTCGATCGTCCACCGCGACATCAGCCCGCAGAACCTGCTCATCTCGCGCGACGGCACCGTCAAGATCGTCGACTTCGGCATCGCCAAGGCGACGAGCGTGGCCGAGGAGAGCCCGCAGGTGGTCAAGGGCAAGTTCAGCTACATGAGCCCCGAGCAGGCCAGCGGCAAGGACGTCGACCACCGAAGCGACCTGTTCAGTCTGGGCGTGGTGTTGTTCGAGCTGGTGTGCGGCCGGCCGCTGTTCAAGCAGACGACCCAGGAGGAGACGCTCAGCCTGGTCAAGTCGGCGGTCGTCCCTGACATCTCGAGCCTGAACGCCGACGTGCCCCCGCAGCTCGAGCACCTGCTCTACAAGGTCCTGGCGCGCGACCCCGACGAGCGCTTCCAGTCGGCGCGCGAGCTGCAGGTCGAGCTCACGCGCGTGCTCTACGGCTTGGGCGACATCCACGACGCGATGACCCTGGCGAGCCACCTTCGCGAAGTCGAAAAGCACACCGACGACGCCGAGCTGGACAGCGCCGAGGACCGCTCGAATACCGCCATGACCGACGTGCTAACTTTAGGCGGGCCGACGACCGCCGGCGCGGGCACGCAGGTGATCAACGAGAAGACCCCGGTCACCGACGACACGCTCGTCGCCGACGGGCAGGGCGAGCCGAGCAAGGTCGAGCTTTTGGCGCGCGAGCGCAAAGAGGTCGTGGTCATCGCAGGCGAGGTCATCGGCTTGTTGGAGCTACGCTCGAGCACCTCCGACCAGTCGCGCTGGCTGCAGGTCTTGCAGGAGTACACCCGCATCGTCGACTCCATCGCGTTCAAAAACGAGGGCGTGGTCCACCGGGTCAACGAGAACGACTTTGTCATCGTGCTGGGCATCCCGGTGTCGAGCGAGAACGACGCCGAGCGCGCCGTGCGCGTGGCGATGGACCTGCACGAGGCGATCGCGGGCATGAGCTTCAGCCTCGACAGCCCGCTGCAACTGGCCATCGGCGCCGGGGTGGCCGAGGCGCTCATCGAGCGCGGCACGAACACGAGCCCCGGGGACTACCAGTGGGGCTTTTTCGGCTCCGCTCACGAGGTCGCGGTGCGTCTGGCGCAAGCGGCGATGGCCAAAGAGGTGTTGCTGGGCGGGCAGGTCTACCGTCGCGTGCGCCGCGAGTACGAGTGCGAGACGGTCGACGAGATTCGCTTCGAGGACGCCCAGGGCAACGAGCGCTCGCTCAGGCCGCACCGGCTGGTAGGCCGCAAGAGCCAGCGCGCCCAGCTCGACGAGTTGCGACGAAGCTACCGCGCGTTTCGTGGACGTGAGATTCCGCTGCGCGTGCTGCGCACGGCCTACCGCCAGACGCTGCTTCGCGGCCAGGCCGGCGCGATGCTCATCACCGGCGAGCAGGGCATCGGAAAGTCGACACTCGTCGAGGAGTTTTTGGCAGGGCTCGCCCCCAGAAACGTGCGCATCGTGCGGGCGATGATCACGCCCTTCGAGCGCGACGTGCCCCTGGGCGCGGTGGCCGACTTTCTGACCGAGGTGATGCGCCTGGGGCCCCGAGACGACCTGCGTCAGCTGCGCGACACGCTGCGCACCCGCGTCGAGGCGCTCTTTCCCGACGAGGATGCCGAGGAGCGCGAGCTTCTGCTGCACTCGCTCGGCTCGATTTTCAGCGTCAAATACCCCGGCAGTCGCTTTCGCGACCTCGACGGAGAGGAGCGCCGCGCGCGTAAATACCTGTCGATCTCGAAGGTGTTGCTTCGCTTTGCGGAGCGAAAGCCGATCGTGCTGGCCGTCGAGGACGCGCAAAACCTCGACGAGTCGACGCTCGAGTTCTCCACGCAGTTCTTCAACTCGCGGCGCGACGCGCCGGCGTTCATGGTCGCCACGGCCAACCCCTCGCGGGTGCCCGAGGGCGACAGCGCCTTCGAGGCGTTCGCCAACGCGCAGCACGTGACCGTCGAGCAACTCGGCGAGCTCAACCCCGACGAGGCGCGGGCGCTGGTGCGCGACCTGCTTCGGGTCCACGGCGTCTTCGACAAGCGTCTGGTCGACGAGGTGCTGCATCGCTCGGGCGGCAACCCGCTCTTCATCAAGGAGGTCGTCGAGGTCCTGCGCGACCGCGGGCTGCTCGACGATGCCGAGGAGCTGCAAAAGCTAGAGACGAGCGACGAGAGTCCGCAGTGGCTGCCCGCAAGCGTCGAGGGCCTCATCGGCGCGCGTATCGACCGGCTCGAGCTGCCGGTGAAGATCGTGTTGCAGAAGGTCTCGTTGTTGTGGACGCCATTTTCGGTGGCCGACGCCGAGCTCGTCCTGGGACGCAAGCCGGTCGAGGAGCTCGAGCAGCTCGTCGAGCTCGACCTGCTCGAGCGCACCGACAGCCACGAGCCGGCGCCCAACGACACCTACGACCCGTTGGCGATTCCCGACGCGCAGCGCCGCTATCGCTTCAGCAATGCGCTGACTCAGGAGGTCGCCTCGCGAAGCCTGCTCCCCGAAGAGGCGGAGTCGCTACACCTGCAAATCGCCGAGCACCTCGTGGCGAGCTCCGGCGAGCACGGCATCGCCGACAACGCGCTCATCGCCAAGCATTTCGACGGCGCCGGCGAGGCCGAGAAGGCCGTCGAGTACTACAAGATGGCTGCCGAAGAGGCGTTTCGCGACTTCGGCGCCGCCGAGTGCCTTCGGCTGTGCACCAAGGTGCTCGAGCGCGCCGACGAGGACAGCAAGAGCCGCTTCGAGGCGCTGTTGCTGCGCGAGCAGGCGCTTCACGAGCTCGGCCAGGTCGGCAATCGCCGCCGAACCTTGGCCGACCTGCACGAACTGGTCATGCGCATCGGCGAGCCCGACGAGCAGGTCGACGTGCTGCTGCGCGAGGCGAGGTTCCACTTCGACGAGGGCGACTTTGGCGCCGCCCGCGCCCACCTCGACGAGGCGCGCGCGGTGGCTCGCGAGCATGATTGTCCAATCGGTCTGGCCAAGAGCTGGCAGCTCGAGGTCATGTGCCTGATGAACGAGGGCAAGCGCGATCAAGCCTACGAGCTGCTCCAGAAGGCGATCGCGGTCTACGAGGACGAGGACGACGAGACGGCCGAGGGCCTGGCGACTTGCCACAACCTGCGCGGCATCATTTTGCGCCAGTCGGGCCGCCACCGCGAGGCGCTCGACGCCTACGAAGAAGCGCTCGAGCACGCCGAGCGCGGCGAAATCGGCAAGCAGACGCGTCTGCTCTTGATCAACACGGGCGTGGCGCTGGTCTACAACGGTCAGTTCACCGAAGCGCTGGAGCGCTACGAGCGTGCGCTCGAGCAGTGCCGCCGTCTTGGCCATCGCCGCGACGAGGCGAGCGTATTGATCAACCTGGGCCACGCCTACTACCTGCTCGGCGAAGTCGACCGGGCCATCTCGAAGATCCAGCGCGGCATCTATCTGGCGCGCAAAGCAGGGGTCAACGGCGTGATCGCCGACGGCCAGATTTCGCTGGGCCTGTGCTACCTGGACCAGGGCGAGCTGAAGGCCGCCGACCAAGCGCTGCACGAGGGCCTGCGCATCGCCGACTCCATCCCGAACGTCTACCTGAGCATCCACGCCACCCTCGCGCTCGCCGAGGTGCGCTTGGCCGCAGGCACCTCCGACGACGCCCGCGTGGCGCTGATGCAGGCCGAGGACGGCCTCGAGCGAAGCGAGGCCGCCGAGATGACCTGGGGCACCGCCTACGCCAATTCTCTGATGGCCCGCGCCTTGCGCATCCTCGGGCGTCGCGACGAGGCGATCGAGAAGTCCCAGGCGGCCGTCGACACGGTCGACGACGGCGAGATCTACTCGATGGACGCCATCCTGTACTTCCACACCCAGATCTTGCCCGACGAAGACGAATTCCAGGACGACAAAAAGCAGGCCATTGCCCGCGCCCGCGACTTCGTCGTCCACCGTCGCGACCGCATCGAAGACGACGAGCTTCGCGCCTCGTTCATGAACCGGGACATCAACCGCAGGATCATGAACGTGTCGAAGCTGTTGCTGAACTGA
- a CDS encoding tRNA (cytidine(34)-2'-O)-methyltransferase, translated as MSTEGFVVREPQDWWGTAEDESLHVVLFEPQIPGNTGNIGRLCAGADVWLHLVEPLGYELDNKHLRRAGLDYWPHVKLCVHPNFEAIERTFPRERMWFFSKKATQNYADVSYSPGSVFVFGRETTGLSDDIMQRFDDRLIRIPITDKVRSLNLSNACAVAVYEALRQLEWAPLGN; from the coding sequence ATGTCGACGGAAGGTTTTGTTGTACGGGAGCCGCAGGATTGGTGGGGCACTGCCGAGGACGAGAGTCTGCACGTAGTGCTCTTCGAGCCACAGATACCGGGCAATACCGGTAATATCGGCCGGCTGTGCGCCGGGGCCGATGTGTGGCTGCACCTGGTCGAGCCGTTGGGTTACGAGCTCGACAACAAGCACCTGCGGCGCGCTGGTCTCGACTATTGGCCGCACGTCAAGCTTTGCGTGCACCCGAATTTCGAGGCGATCGAGCGCACGTTTCCGCGCGAGCGGATGTGGTTTTTCTCCAAGAAGGCCACGCAAAACTACGCCGACGTCAGCTACTCGCCGGGATCGGTGTTCGTGTTTGGGCGCGAGACCACCGGCTTGAGTGACGACATCATGCAGCGCTTCGACGATCGGCTCATTCGCATTCCGATCACCGACAAAGTGCGCAGCTTGAATCTTTCCAACGCGTGTGCCGTCGCAGTGTACGAGGCGCTCAGGCAGTTGGAGTGGGCGCCGTTGGGCAATTAG
- a CDS encoding M90 family metallopeptidase, which yields MFEIFKSHRRKKLYERPLPEAWDELLHDHFSFIAELPDDERELFYRHLKIFLWEKDWFGTHGLEVTDEMKLVISASAARLARKLPVEVYDRVKEIGVYPKGFKPPHDDEFHAAGMAHDFGTVVFSWDAVKEGIAIPNDGQDTALHEFAHMLDLNDGVFDGTPKLHTYRDYAPWVDVLSDHFDRLQDNPDRYDIIDEYGATNEAEFFAVATEFFFEKPETLKRDAPDLYEELRKYYKVDPIRREPTIFRED from the coding sequence ATGTTCGAAATCTTCAAAAGCCATCGCCGCAAAAAGCTCTACGAGCGCCCCCTGCCCGAGGCTTGGGACGAGCTGCTGCACGACCACTTCTCGTTCATCGCGGAGCTGCCCGACGACGAGCGCGAGCTGTTCTACCGGCACTTGAAGATCTTTTTGTGGGAGAAGGACTGGTTCGGCACCCACGGGCTCGAGGTGACCGACGAGATGAAGCTCGTCATCAGCGCCTCGGCGGCGCGCCTGGCCCGCAAGCTGCCCGTGGAGGTCTACGACCGCGTCAAAGAAATCGGCGTGTACCCCAAGGGCTTCAAGCCCCCGCACGACGACGAATTCCACGCCGCCGGCATGGCCCACGACTTCGGCACGGTCGTGTTCAGCTGGGACGCGGTCAAAGAGGGCATCGCCATCCCCAACGACGGCCAGGACACCGCGCTGCACGAGTTCGCCCACATGCTCGACCTGAACGACGGCGTCTTCGACGGCACCCCCAAGCTGCACACCTACCGCGACTACGCCCCCTGGGTCGACGTCCTCTCCGACCACTTCGACCGCCTGCAAGACAACCCCGACCGCTACGACATCATCGACGAATACGGCGCCACCAACGAGGCCGAGTTTTTTGCCGTGGCCACCGAGTTCTTCTTCGAGAAACCCGAGACCCTGAAGCGCGACGCGCCCGATTTGTACGAGGAGCTGCGCAAGTACTACAAGGTCGACCCGATACGGCGGGAGCCGACGATCTTTCGGGAGGATTGA
- a CDS encoding helix-turn-helix domain-containing protein, whose protein sequence is MGRPAKHIQLAKEQINELHEFYHHAKVARERTRAQIVLLAGEQGLSAPEIARLVNMSQQTVGRWIARYLDEGIDGFADRPRTGAPSKVTEEFVERLIEVVRHRPRALDQSVSTWTLEHLAEFMAEEFDIEVSGETIRRHLADNGIVLRRPQHKITSPDPLYRVKKRRLKPPEKT, encoded by the coding sequence ATGGGACGTCCTGCCAAACATATCCAGCTCGCAAAAGAGCAAATCAACGAGTTGCACGAGTTCTATCACCACGCCAAGGTCGCCAGGGAGCGAACGCGAGCCCAAATAGTGTTGCTCGCTGGCGAGCAAGGCCTGTCTGCCCCTGAAATTGCACGCCTCGTGAACATGAGCCAGCAGACCGTGGGTAGATGGATTGCTCGATATCTCGATGAAGGCATTGATGGGTTTGCAGATCGGCCTCGAACCGGTGCTCCATCGAAAGTAACTGAGGAGTTTGTCGAGCGGCTCATCGAGGTGGTGCGCCACCGCCCGCGTGCCCTGGACCAGTCTGTTTCGACCTGGACGCTCGAGCATCTTGCCGAGTTCATGGCCGAAGAGTTCGATATCGAGGTCAGTGGCGAGACCATTCGCCGGCATCTCGCCGACAATGGAATCGTTTTGCGCCGTCCACAGCACAAGATCACAAGCCCCGATCCGTTGTACCGCGTAAAAAAGCGCAGATTGAAGCCACCCGAGAAAACTTAG
- a CDS encoding IS630 family transposase, with amino-acid sequence MLYYADEFNISWLPTLRAMWSPVGQQVMIPTPGITTRRYGLGAVNWQTGDCIVLVRRRKRRIEACELLEALLTKHPDKTVYVVWDNAAMHSKKEIDHVVDQSNGRLKLLYLPTYSPWLNPIEMLWRHWRREVTHCELFETIDALVDATNDFFDRCNRLRHKVLSIIGSKHQDFCVCT; translated from the coding sequence GTGCTCTACTACGCAGACGAATTCAACATCAGCTGGCTGCCCACGCTTCGAGCCATGTGGTCGCCCGTCGGCCAACAGGTCATGATTCCGACGCCTGGCATCACCACCCGACGCTACGGACTCGGCGCGGTCAACTGGCAGACCGGCGACTGCATCGTTCTGGTGCGAAGGCGCAAACGACGCATCGAGGCATGTGAGCTGCTCGAAGCCTTACTTACCAAGCACCCCGACAAGACCGTTTACGTCGTCTGGGACAACGCTGCGATGCACTCAAAAAAGGAAATCGATCACGTCGTCGACCAGAGCAATGGTAGACTCAAGCTGCTGTATCTGCCGACCTACTCACCATGGCTCAATCCGATCGAGATGCTGTGGAGGCACTGGCGCCGGGAAGTGACTCACTGCGAACTGTTTGAAACCATCGACGCGCTTGTCGATGCCACCAATGACTTTTTCGATCGCTGTAATCGACTGCGCCATAAGGTGCTATCGATCATTGGCTCAAAGCACCAAGACTTCTGTGTTTGCACTTAA
- a CDS encoding endonuclease dU, translating into MKLERVIQRKRTIRAIGFDDAPFVRGSGGPVSVAGVVCADTKFEGMVWGEVRQDGWDATDVICELLVDGKFLPQLHLLLLDGIALGGFNVVDLPELHRRLGLPCVAVMRDYPDFDAVENALTKLPEPERRLELIGRAGPIHEADSIFFQVQGAQPDPVRHALARLTYTGHIPEPIRIAHLIGAAVKTGESGRRA; encoded by the coding sequence ATGAAACTCGAACGCGTCATCCAACGAAAACGCACCATTCGCGCCATCGGCTTCGACGACGCGCCGTTCGTGCGCGGAAGCGGCGGGCCGGTCTCGGTCGCCGGCGTGGTCTGCGCCGACACCAAATTCGAGGGGATGGTCTGGGGGGAGGTGCGCCAGGACGGCTGGGACGCCACCGACGTCATCTGCGAGCTGTTGGTCGACGGCAAATTCCTGCCGCAGCTCCACCTGCTCTTGTTGGACGGCATCGCGCTGGGCGGCTTCAACGTGGTCGACCTGCCCGAGTTGCATCGGCGCCTGGGGCTGCCGTGCGTGGCGGTGATGCGCGACTACCCCGACTTCGACGCCGTCGAAAACGCGCTCACCAAGCTCCCCGAACCCGAACGCCGCCTCGAGCTCATCGGGCGCGCCGGCCCCATCCACGAGGCCGACTCCATCTTCTTCCAAGTCCAGGGCGCCCAGCCCGACCCCGTGCGCCACGCGCTCGCCCGGCTCACCTACACCGGACACATCCCCGAACCCATCCGCATCGCCCACCTCATCGGCGCCGCCGTCAAGACCGGCGAGAGCGGGCGACGCGCCTGA